The Sporosarcina ureae genome includes a region encoding these proteins:
- a CDS encoding segregation/condensation protein A codes for MSYSVKLEVFEGPLDLLLHLINRLEIDIYDIPMAELTQQYIEHLHAMRVLRLDELSEYLVLAATLLEVKSKMLLPVNEEEAFIEEFGYEEDPREELIARLMEYRKFKEAANSLRESAAHRDEHFTKEPEDLTGYGEPLVTETEDQLNVFDLIGAFQKMLHRKKLKLPLTASITKSEQSVGDKMSSIMSKLELCGGECDFHTLFETTTVPELVLTFLSLLELMKLQEVRVRQSNNFEELRISLM; via the coding sequence ATGAGTTATAGTGTAAAACTCGAAGTCTTCGAAGGGCCACTTGATCTGTTGCTACATTTGATCAATCGGCTCGAAATTGATATTTACGACATCCCCATGGCGGAGCTAACACAGCAGTACATAGAACATTTGCATGCCATGCGTGTTCTTCGATTGGATGAATTAAGCGAATACCTCGTACTAGCAGCGACGTTGCTAGAAGTGAAGAGCAAAATGCTGTTGCCAGTCAATGAAGAGGAAGCATTCATCGAAGAATTCGGTTATGAAGAAGATCCACGTGAAGAATTGATAGCCCGTTTAATGGAATATCGGAAATTTAAAGAAGCGGCCAACTCGCTTCGTGAGTCCGCTGCACATCGCGATGAGCATTTCACCAAAGAGCCTGAAGACTTAACGGGTTACGGTGAACCACTTGTAACAGAGACAGAAGATCAGCTGAATGTGTTTGATTTAATTGGCGCATTTCAAAAAATGCTACACAGAAAGAAGCTGAAACTGCCTCTAACAGCGAGTATAACAAAATCTGAGCAATCTGTCGGGGATAAGATGTCATCGATCATGAGCAAATTAGAGCTATGTGGTGGAGAATGTGATTTCCATACACTTTTTGAAACGACGACTGTGCCCGAGCTCGTATTAACATTTTTATCATTACTTGAACTGATGAAATTACAAGAAGTTCGAGTGCGACAAAGTAATAATTTTGAAGAATTACGAATCTCGTTGATGTGA
- a CDS encoding spore germination protein: MTDTLFTSIREGDRWFVNQFGKDETYDATKRLIHLWDKEILLLYMNGLVDGEVLTTLMTEMQYRNELFTGESVENLDRAMMDYFPYHSLEIVKDEDQLAKVILSGLAVFIMKDGFTFALDVRSYPGRTPEEPDTEKVIRGSRDGFTENILTNTALIRRRLRTTELRFEMHETSVKGKTDIAIAFMKGAANEEHLDFVRERLDALKTDGLTMTDKSLEEFLFKQGFHPMPFVRYTERADICAAHLLEGHIAIIVDTSPSVILVPVTLVHHLQHAEEYRQAPLIGTFIRMVRFIGTFFSLVMLPFWYLMSVENQFVPEAINYIGPNEWGEVPLFVQLLVADVGIEVLRMAAIHTPTPLSTAMGLVAAIVIGQVAIDVGLFSSEVVLYVAVSAIFTFAIPSFELSITTKVFRIFLLVSTALLGAPGFFIALAVIYYYLCSLKPMNVPYLWPFTPFFPKALLRVLIRFPMTIDDPRPFITDSPNRDRMS; this comes from the coding sequence TTGACCGATACACTATTTACGTCCATACGAGAAGGGGACAGGTGGTTTGTCAACCAGTTTGGCAAAGACGAAACATACGATGCGACCAAACGGTTGATCCACCTATGGGATAAAGAAATACTTCTTTTGTATATGAACGGTTTAGTGGACGGCGAGGTCTTAACTACTTTAATGACGGAAATGCAGTATCGTAATGAATTATTTACAGGTGAATCTGTTGAAAATCTTGACCGCGCAATGATGGATTATTTTCCGTATCATTCGCTAGAAATTGTGAAGGATGAAGATCAACTCGCGAAAGTTATTTTAAGTGGGTTAGCTGTATTCATTATGAAAGACGGTTTTACATTCGCGCTTGATGTGCGGTCATATCCAGGCAGAACTCCTGAGGAACCAGATACTGAAAAAGTCATACGTGGCTCAAGGGATGGATTTACAGAAAACATTCTGACAAACACGGCATTAATCAGAAGGCGTTTACGTACAACGGAGCTACGATTTGAAATGCATGAGACGTCCGTAAAAGGTAAAACGGACATTGCGATCGCCTTTATGAAAGGTGCTGCCAATGAAGAGCATTTGGATTTTGTGAGAGAACGACTAGATGCGTTGAAAACGGATGGCTTGACGATGACCGATAAATCACTCGAGGAATTTCTCTTTAAACAAGGGTTTCACCCGATGCCGTTCGTACGGTATACGGAACGCGCGGATATTTGTGCAGCGCATTTACTCGAAGGACATATTGCGATCATCGTCGATACATCTCCGTCCGTTATATTGGTCCCTGTTACACTTGTGCATCATTTACAACATGCGGAAGAATATAGGCAAGCACCTTTAATCGGAACATTTATACGAATGGTACGTTTCATAGGAACATTTTTTAGTTTAGTGATGTTGCCATTTTGGTATTTAATGTCGGTTGAAAATCAATTCGTTCCAGAGGCGATCAACTATATTGGTCCGAATGAATGGGGAGAAGTTCCGTTATTTGTCCAATTATTAGTGGCTGATGTCGGAATAGAAGTATTGCGAATGGCCGCAATTCATACACCTACACCGCTATCGACCGCTATGGGACTCGTGGCTGCCATTGTCATTGGGCAAGTAGCGATTGATGTAGGCTTATTTTCTTCGGAAGTCGTATTATATGTGGCGGTTAGTGCTATTTTCACATTTGCGATACCTTCGTTTGAATTAAGTATTACGACAAAAGTGTTTCGGATTTTCTTACTTGTCTCAACCGCATTGCTTGGAGCTCCAGGCTTCTTCATAGCACTTGCTGTGATTTATTATTATTTATGCTCATTAAAGCCGATGAATGTGCCATATTTGTGGCCGTTCACGCCATTCTTCCCGAAGGCTTTGTTGCGTGTATTGATTCGTTTCCCTATGACAATCGACGATCCGCGGCCGTTTATCACGGACTCACCAAACCGTGACAGGATGTCATAA
- a CDS encoding D-alanyl-D-alanine carboxypeptidase family protein — translation MRKISVIALLIVGLLIHPAKSQAAGSSFAVIDAENGRLLLGSNEHEPLPIASLTKMWTAYTFLELKPSEQETVISAEAATAEGSSIYLEAGQVMKTKDLLYGLMLRSGNDAAQALAEHAGGSLEGFVYLMNEVAQSHGLEQTHFMNPSGLHGEHHLSSAYDTAKMLYYAMKNPEFREIASTKNYPFETEQGKNSWQNKHRLVISEPTAVAGKTGFTKAAGRTLATYFEQNGKSVIVVTLNNGDDWQVHKQLSQRVFSEYQSYTAVKKGKYQVFPHMIAKLDQSVKLLVTKEEKKMLSNVLQIPQADEQQKKGYWSIYLGTEPIKTVAVDIVSDQ, via the coding sequence TTGAGAAAAATTTCGGTCATCGCTCTACTCATAGTCGGATTATTGATACATCCCGCAAAGAGCCAGGCGGCAGGTTCATCATTTGCAGTGATAGACGCAGAGAATGGTAGATTGTTGTTGGGCTCAAATGAACATGAACCACTCCCTATCGCAAGTTTAACTAAAATGTGGACGGCTTATACCTTTTTGGAGCTAAAGCCTAGTGAGCAAGAGACAGTCATTTCCGCAGAAGCGGCTACAGCGGAAGGATCTTCCATTTATCTTGAAGCAGGTCAAGTAATGAAAACAAAAGATCTGCTGTATGGATTAATGCTTCGTTCAGGGAATGATGCGGCTCAAGCCCTCGCTGAACATGCGGGTGGCTCGCTTGAAGGATTTGTTTATCTGATGAATGAAGTAGCGCAAAGTCACGGCTTGGAACAAACGCATTTTATGAATCCATCCGGATTGCACGGTGAACATCACCTGTCTTCAGCGTATGATACAGCTAAAATGTTGTATTACGCTATGAAGAACCCAGAGTTCCGTGAAATAGCTTCCACAAAGAACTATCCTTTTGAAACGGAACAAGGTAAAAACAGTTGGCAAAACAAGCATCGTCTAGTAATATCTGAACCGACTGCCGTAGCAGGTAAAACAGGCTTCACAAAAGCAGCAGGACGTACATTGGCTACCTATTTCGAACAGAATGGAAAGTCCGTCATTGTCGTTACGTTAAATAACGGAGATGATTGGCAAGTCCATAAACAGTTATCCCAGCGAGTATTCTCTGAATATCAATCGTATACAGCGGTAAAAAAAGGAAAGTATCAAGTGTTTCCTCATATGATTGCAAAATTGGATCAATCCGTTAAGTTACTCGTAACGAAAGAAGAGAAGAAAATGCTGTCCAATGTGTTACAGATTCCACAAGCAGATGAACAACAGAAAAAAGGGTATTGGTCTATCTATTTAGGTACAGAACCAATTAAGACGGTGGCAGTAGATATCGTGTCCGATCAGTGA
- a CDS encoding DUF309 domain-containing protein encodes MHPYYHPLFLQFIVYFNDNQDYFECHEVLEEYWKEQKNFSKDHPLTGFILMATGLYHWRRGNTLGASRTFTKAITRFREMPVQFGDYLEEVSIDEIILQLEHCLTRIKAGEGFYTFPLPISPELQIEAEKSKPLLSLLPKNSASVIHKHMQRDRSDILLQREEKKKGSR; translated from the coding sequence ATGCACCCTTACTACCATCCTCTTTTTCTACAGTTTATTGTGTATTTCAATGACAATCAAGATTATTTCGAGTGTCACGAGGTGCTGGAAGAATATTGGAAAGAACAAAAAAACTTTTCAAAAGATCATCCACTAACCGGCTTCATTCTCATGGCTACCGGATTATATCATTGGCGAAGAGGAAATACATTAGGTGCTTCGCGTACTTTCACTAAAGCTATCACACGCTTCCGCGAAATGCCTGTACAATTTGGCGACTATCTCGAAGAAGTGTCCATTGATGAAATCATCCTGCAACTAGAGCATTGTCTTACACGCATTAAAGCAGGTGAAGGTTTCTATACATTCCCACTTCCCATCTCTCCAGAGTTGCAAATTGAGGCAGAGAAATCCAAGCCTCTACTTTCATTACTCCCCAAAAACAGCGCATCTGTTATTCATAAGCATATGCAACGGGATAGGTCAGATATTCTTTTACAACGTGAAGAAAAGAAGAAGGGCAGCCGTTAA
- the scpB gene encoding SMC-Scp complex subunit ScpB — translation MDIETRFVGMTESFLFVAGEEGLSLAQLAALLECEEQKAEQVLNTLQATYDEDDTRGITLKSYGGSFRLVTKSEWADDIKRMLEDPKPSTFTQAALEVLAIIAYKQPVTRVEIDDLRGVKSERALASLAGKGFVEEVGRMDGPGRPILYGTTTFFLDRFGLASLEDMPPLTLEEEQETSEETDLFMTKFQEAFSITEEGGHDA, via the coding sequence ATGGATATCGAAACACGTTTCGTCGGGATGACGGAAAGTTTTTTATTCGTAGCAGGTGAAGAAGGATTATCTCTTGCACAGCTAGCCGCACTGTTGGAATGCGAAGAGCAAAAAGCAGAACAAGTATTGAACACATTGCAAGCCACGTATGACGAAGATGACACACGTGGCATAACATTGAAAAGTTATGGCGGAAGTTTCCGCTTAGTGACGAAGAGTGAATGGGCAGATGATATTAAAAGAATGCTAGAAGATCCGAAACCGTCTACGTTTACCCAAGCCGCGCTTGAGGTACTTGCCATCATTGCCTACAAGCAACCTGTAACGCGTGTGGAGATCGATGACTTGCGCGGTGTAAAGTCCGAGCGAGCATTGGCTTCATTGGCTGGCAAAGGCTTTGTAGAGGAAGTGGGGCGCATGGATGGACCTGGCAGACCTATTTTATATGGCACGACAACTTTCTTTCTAGATCGTTTTGGACTGGCATCACTCGAAGATATGCCACCACTGACACTTGAAGAAGAACAAGAAACATCGGAAGAAACAGATTTATTCATGACGAAATTCCAAGAAGCATTTTCCATTACTGAAGAAGGAGGACATGATGCTTGA
- a CDS encoding pseudouridine synthase — protein sequence MERLQKVLAQAGVASRRKSEKLILDGLVKVNGQVTTELGTKVSRMDTIEVEGVQLTKETPVYYLLYKPRGYISTVDDEKGRKTVMDLIPEVSQRIFPVGRLDYDTSGVLLMTNDGDFSYLMTHPKFEIKKKYVAKVKGIPSRDDLKKLETGIELDDGSTAPARVKMTSSDKKTNSAIVEITIHEGRNRQVRRMFDAINCPVQKLKREEFANLTTRGLNAGEARELTTHELKQLRVLAETGKIG from the coding sequence ATGGAAAGATTACAAAAGGTACTGGCACAGGCCGGTGTAGCATCAAGAAGAAAGTCAGAAAAACTAATATTGGACGGTTTAGTTAAAGTGAATGGTCAGGTCACAACGGAACTGGGTACGAAAGTTAGCAGAATGGACACAATTGAAGTAGAAGGCGTTCAATTGACAAAAGAAACACCTGTCTATTATCTGCTTTATAAACCACGTGGTTATATTTCAACGGTAGATGATGAAAAAGGTCGTAAAACAGTAATGGATTTAATTCCAGAAGTGAGCCAAAGAATATTCCCAGTTGGTAGACTAGACTACGATACGTCAGGTGTATTGCTAATGACGAACGACGGAGATTTCTCGTACTTAATGACTCATCCGAAATTCGAAATTAAAAAGAAATATGTAGCGAAAGTAAAAGGAATTCCTTCCCGTGATGATCTTAAAAAGTTGGAAACAGGAATTGAATTAGATGATGGGAGTACGGCTCCTGCTCGTGTGAAAATGACAAGTTCGGATAAGAAAACAAATTCTGCTATTGTTGAGATCACAATCCATGAAGGACGTAATCGCCAAGTGCGTAGAATGTTCGATGCGATTAATTGTCCAGTGCAAAAATTGAAACGTGAAGAGTTTGCGAACTTGACTACACGTGGATTGAATGCCGGAGAAGCCCGTGAACTAACAACGCATGAATTGAAACAATTACGTGTATTAGCAGAAACAGGAAAGATCGGCTAA
- the lysA gene encoding diaminopimelate decarboxylase: MHLYGTQAVNENGHLTIGGVDVSELASQYGTPVMVYDTELFKERAQAFKETFEKKDIKAQVAYASKAFSSIAIYQLAEQQGLSLDVVSGGELYTAVAAGFPRERIHFHGNNKSREEIEYAFEERIGCIVIDNFLEIDMIKEIADERKQTMNVLVRVTPGIEAHTHDYITTGQEDSKFGFDLKNGQTDQAFLALYDHGYIHFLGMHCHIGSQIFETDAFKFAAEVLMERMVEWRKNYQFICPVLNLGGGFGIRYTEEDTPLEPAVYVEEMADVVKEMAEECEYPIPEVWIEPGRSLVGDAGTTIYSAGSTKVVPGVRTYVAVDGGMSDNIRPALYDAHYSSALANRMNEPHDQQWTIAGKCCESGDKLIEKADLPNVETGDLLAVFCTGAYTYSMASNYNRLPRPAVVFVEKGQHQLVVRRETYEDIIKLDLPLQSDEKENF, translated from the coding sequence ATGCATCTTTATGGAACACAGGCAGTGAACGAAAACGGTCATCTAACCATCGGTGGAGTGGACGTTTCAGAACTAGCTTCACAGTATGGAACTCCGGTCATGGTCTATGATACAGAGTTATTCAAAGAGCGTGCGCAAGCATTTAAAGAAACGTTTGAGAAAAAAGATATTAAAGCACAAGTTGCCTATGCGAGTAAAGCCTTTTCATCAATTGCAATTTATCAATTGGCTGAACAGCAAGGGTTGTCACTTGACGTGGTTTCAGGTGGAGAATTATATACGGCAGTAGCGGCTGGATTCCCACGCGAACGGATTCATTTCCATGGCAATAATAAGAGCAGAGAAGAAATAGAATATGCATTTGAAGAGAGAATAGGGTGCATCGTAATCGATAATTTCTTGGAAATCGACATGATTAAAGAAATTGCAGATGAGCGAAAGCAAACGATGAATGTCTTAGTTCGTGTCACACCAGGAATTGAAGCACATACCCATGACTATATTACAACAGGCCAGGAAGATTCAAAGTTTGGTTTTGATTTGAAAAATGGACAAACGGATCAAGCGTTCCTAGCTTTATATGATCATGGCTATATTCATTTCCTTGGCATGCATTGTCATATAGGCTCACAGATCTTTGAAACCGACGCATTCAAATTCGCGGCTGAAGTGCTGATGGAGAGAATGGTGGAATGGCGAAAGAATTATCAATTTATCTGTCCTGTCCTGAATTTAGGTGGCGGATTTGGTATTCGTTATACTGAGGAAGATACGCCACTTGAGCCAGCTGTCTATGTTGAAGAAATGGCAGATGTAGTGAAAGAGATGGCTGAGGAATGTGAGTATCCAATTCCTGAAGTTTGGATTGAACCCGGCCGCTCGCTTGTCGGAGATGCAGGAACGACTATTTATTCTGCTGGCAGTACGAAAGTTGTGCCGGGTGTCCGTACATACGTAGCAGTAGATGGCGGAATGTCTGATAATATTCGTCCGGCTCTATATGACGCACACTATTCCAGTGCGCTTGCTAATCGGATGAACGAGCCACATGACCAGCAATGGACAATTGCAGGTAAGTGCTGTGAGTCCGGTGATAAATTAATTGAAAAAGCCGATCTCCCCAATGTAGAAACCGGCGATTTACTGGCTGTCTTTTGTACTGGAGCCTACACATATTCCATGGCTAGCAACTATAATAGATTACCTCGACCTGCCGTTGTGTTTGTGGAAAAAGGGCAACATCAGTTAGTCGTAAGACGCGAAACCTACGAAGACATCATTAAATTGGACCTTCCGTTGCAATCAGATGAGAAGGAGAATTTCTAA
- a CDS encoding GNAT family N-acetyltransferase, translating to MNLIRFKKAQEKIAMGFLSYIPSEKMLCKLQETVQQYLCVEQWQLYLYKEAEDYIGLIGVEVNDSDKMYTVQHISVNPSFRGEGIAFKMMKELQEIYPGYGCKGTDFTEPFIQSCLRKEEGADL from the coding sequence TTGAATCTTATTCGTTTTAAGAAGGCACAAGAGAAAATTGCTATGGGCTTTTTATCTTATATCCCTAGTGAAAAGATGTTATGCAAATTGCAAGAGACTGTTCAGCAATATCTATGCGTTGAACAGTGGCAGCTATATCTCTACAAAGAAGCAGAAGATTACATCGGGTTAATAGGGGTAGAAGTCAACGACAGTGACAAGATGTACACCGTTCAGCATATATCGGTCAATCCATCGTTTCGTGGAGAAGGAATTGCATTTAAGATGATGAAGGAATTGCAAGAGATCTATCCAGGATACGGTTGTAAAGGTACCGATTTTACCGAACCATTTATACAAAGTTGTTTAAGGAAAGAAGAAGGCGCAGATCTTTAA